A stretch of DNA from Besnoitia besnoiti strain Bb-Ger1 chromosome II, whole genome shotgun sequence:
CGAGGAAGTAGTCGGCGCGTCGACGCAGCGGAAAAAACTGCCGCCTGGAGAGCGGCACAGCcccggcgagggagacgacgcagtCGCAGCAGGCGGACTCGCAGAGGCGGATGCGCATGCGTCATCGAAGGTCGCTGTCCATGAGGCGAAGCcttgcgcctcgcgcgtgtcgtcttccgcggcagacgcgacggCAGTCAAGCcctcagccgcgcccgcgcgcgcctctcgcgcgtttgacgtttcgccgcctccgcgcccgcggtcCGACGCGCGCTGAGCGAGCGAGCTGGTCGCCGGCGCATCCGCCGCAGCGTtttcgctcgcgggcgcctgcgcgaagcATGCAAAGGCGTTCAGAGCGGgatccgcggcgcctcgcctcgggggcagtgcgcaggcggcgggcgggtcgggggcggcgaaggccgcagcggagacggcgaaggcggcagtgctgggaggcgcgccgtctgcctccttTCCGCGGGATTCCcagctggcggcgaagaagtcgGCCTGTGCGGCGtcgtgcgcaggcgaggtTTCGTCTTGGAAGAAGTGGGAGGTTCCGCAGGAACGAAAAAAAGGATCTTCTGCCTCGGGCGGCGCCTTGGTGGAGCCTTCGCTTCGGTCgaacgcctccgccttcgctccgccgtcgcgcggaCCTCGAGGCGCGTCCGCAAAGGCTCTCCAGGGCGGCAACGTCTCTCCGGTGCGCCCGCACTCGCCTCCAAACTGGCTGTCTCCCCTAGTCCCCCCCGGCGCCCAggcagcctctgcggtccacgcgccggcgccttgaAACGCAGAGTAGAACaacgacggagaggacggTGAGAGGTCGGCAGACTGGAAGTCCCACGGGGAAGACTCCGCATTGCCGTGGCGCTGAAAAAAAACCAGAAAACAAACTTCTTGCCTCCAGCGGTTCAACCTCCACTCTGAGAGGGTCACGCCGCCCTCCAGAGGCGTGATGTGTCGTTCTTCGTTTGAACATCCCCCGTGATTGACCAGAGCTGACTTTCAAAAAATGCATACGAGAAGAACGCAGGCTCTCCTTGGACCGTGTAAGTCCGTGACGACAACCCAGCACAGGCGCGAAGCTCGACGGTGTTTTTCTGTAACTCTGGTCTGCGGTTTCTACGCTTCGCGGTGCCTCAGCGCCCTCTCTggttcgccgcctctcccccgcgTTCTTGGCTTCCTGTTCGTTTGAAGATTCGGGTTCGCGGCTCGGGGACCCACTCTTTTGTCTTTGGAGGGCTTCTCTTCGAGCTTTTTGCCGCGGTcactcttcgcctccttcttcgcctccttcttgcCAGCCTTCGTCCGCTTGTCTTTCTTCTGGCCGTTGggctcggcgtctccgccgcgcgcacgcatgcgctcgcggaagccctcctcgctctccagcAGAGCGAGCAGCTCCTCTGAGGTCGGTCTGTCACTCGGGTTCACGGAGAGgagctgctgaagcagcgaAATCAACTCCGGGCTGTAACTGAGCACAACGCAGacacaggcgcggcgccacagaAGGACTCCAGGAGTCGACAGGAAAAAAAcggaagcgagagacgcgcggtAAACCCGAGAGACGGGGGGAGATGAGGCAAACCTCAGATGGCGCGGAATGAAAGCGGAAAAAGACGCCGCTGGAAccagacgagaagaaagctgACAAAGCAaacgaaggaggaagaagggaggATTCCGCTGACCCGAGACAAAAACGAGAGGTCACTGCAAACAACGAAGCCGCGCACACGGCTGAAACACTCCTAGCGGAAATCAACTCACTCGTTTGAAGGAATTGAGTAGTTGGCGTTCGCGATCGCGAGAGACGATTCTTCTTGGAAGGGAtggcggaagaagcagagcgtGTAGAGAATGCAGCCCAGCATCTGAGGAGAGAAAACCGGAAAAATTTCAGACTTCTATCTCTGCCTGGCGTCAGCGGGCTTCGCAATCGAGAGGAGAGTCTGGCAGGACGACACCTGCCAGGAATACGCGCAATCTCCCGGACGTGCTCACCTCACCGGTACAGATTTGAACGACTTTAGAGATACAGAGGAATACACGCTAACTGGatgtatctatctgtatatacgtatatatttGTACATACGCATACATGCGTGCTCGCCCGGATTTGAGTACGCTAGCACACTCCAGTCTAGATGTTTGAAATAAATGGGCATATTAAAAACTAGAGAAAAtgaaaagaggaaaagatACAAAGTGCCGTTTTTGCAGAACTTACCCACATATCCACCTGCGGTCCGATGGGCAGCCGCCGGTAGACGTCAACCATCTCTGGAGGTCTGAAAATTGAGAAAAAAAATCAATCAACTCGCTGCGTTTCGTTCTCCTTCGCTTGCGCAACTTGCTCTGGTTGAATTTTCAGGAGTCCAGCGTGCACACACAGGCCGACAAATCCGCATCGAACGCACATGCTGCTAGATGTTCACGCACATACATGTaatatacacatgtatatatatacatatatgaatGTAGAggcatgtatatatgtgtatatacatatgtatatgtattaTATTTGTGTATATACGAATGTATGTCTAttacatatgtgtatgtacatatgtgCATCTATTATGTATGCGtgtatacacatgtatatgtatgtatagcGGACTCACACGTCCCCTCTCCTTAGGGGTCGGTGTGGAGTGTCGAAGCCTGTCGCGAAGGCTGCGCCTACCTATACATCAGCGTCGTGTTTCTGGCGatttcgtcctccgccttgAGCAGCTCCTCCCTGGAGCACGTCGCGGTGTCGAGTTGCCGCGTGTGGCTGCTTCCGAAGTCGCAAAGTTTGAACACAAAGTCGAGCGGCGTctggccttcgccgtcgaaATCTCCGCTgcccccgccggcggcgcccgtgctcgcgcccgccggcctcgGACAGCAGAGGACGTTTTCGATCTTCAAGTCTCGATGAGAGATCGGCACAGACTGCGCGTGGAGATGCGCGATGCCGCTGACAACGAcacaggcagagagagaagccgcaaccgcgagagagacgtgGAGGAGCGCCGCAATGCGACAGCAaaacgcggagaggaaggccaAAGCAGGGAGCGACAGCAGGCGCGGGTCGAGGCCAGTTAAACCCTGAAGTCGGATCTACACACTGCGCGTCTTCCGTGTCCGTCCGTGCTGATGTCCGCGCGGTTCCTTTTCTCCGCTCCccagccgcgaccgccctccgcgcgcggaaaagcgacctccgcgcagaggccgcgagaaggccctcgcgccgacCCCCGGCAGCCGAACCCGAGGAGAACAACCGCAACGCTCTTTCTCATTTGCAGTAACTCTTCGTCCTGTCGCGGGGCTCTCGAGGTGCCGAACGCTTCTTCGCGGGTTCCTCCGCACCGCCGGCGAAAAAccgagcagcggcgctgggcgtctgcaggcgcttgGCTTCTGcaaccggcgcgcgcgtacCTAGTGATGTCTTTGAGGATGTGGAGAATCCACGCCTCCTTCAACTGCCCCTGATGGCGCTCAAGGAGATCGAGGACGTGCCCACCGTCGCAGAGCTCGAGAAGCAAAAGAacttcgcgcgcggcagccgtcgACGACGTCGCCGGAATCGACTCAATGGCGCTCCCGTAGTACCCGACGACGTTTCGGTGAGGCGGGAGAGAGTCCTGTACGCGACGAAGCGCAGGAATGGAAACACGCGCGTGTGCTAGCGAGGCGTAGGGGGCGGAGAGGGCAGCGCTGCGAAACAGAAAGAGGATAAGGGCTGGCAGCACGCGCGAGTCCCGAGGAGGGAACGTGCGGCcggccgacgcagaggctccgccgagacagacacgcaaaaagaaaaaaaggagaaacggaaagaaaacagagaaaagagcgagggagagctTCACACGTCGCGAatacgaagaagagaagaggaaacacACCCGAGCATCTacgggcgagcgcgcgggaACAAGAAAACAgccgaggcgaggccggcagATAGCCTGCAACAGGGTTGCACAACAGCAGAGCGCGAGCCGGaacgcggagaaaaagaagacacaGCTGAGAGGAGGAGCAACAAGCCGCTGCGATGGGAGGCATGCAGCGCCTGTGGCCGCGAAGACACGTGGAGTGCTCACTAATAAAACGCGTCTCAGGAACAGGAAATGGAAGCGCAGCTGACTACTCCACGCACTCAGAAGTCACGACATAAAAATCCGGGAAAATCCGGGGACGGAGAAAAGAAAATGAACTCTAAGGCACCGTGCCCCCAAAGGCAAGACGCCGGAtgacagaagagaaaacgcccaggaagaaaaagaggcaaGCGGAATGGAAAGCCCCGAGACTCACCAggagcttcgcctcctcgcgggcgagCTGATAGCGCTCGCGGTCCTGGCAAAGAATCCGCTTGAGCGCGAAGAGCTCCCCCGTCGCGACATCTCGAACAATGGACACAAAGGCGTAGCCCCCTaaaaatcgaaaaaaaaaagcggaGCCACGATAACCCGagagcagacgacgcagagggagccgctgcgggcgacgaaAGTCAGTGCTAAGGACCCaggcagagagaacgagCGCAGGTTTCGACCGAAAGGGTCATGAAAGTACAAGCAAAGCTGCATCCGGTGAACACAGACCTTCAACATGCAGATCGGCAGTCCAACTCGTCGTACACACTCTCCGGTaagggcggagaagaacgcGGGAGACGCAAAGGAAGCGatgacgcagacgaggcgcggaaagAAAACCTCCTACAGGCTCGAGACGTGGAAGCGCACCCCACATAAAAGAAagggaaagagagagacagaacaAGGAGACGGGCAACGAActcagcgcagagagagcgcctTCGTCTAGCACCGTTTCCTCTCGCGaagcgtctctctctctgtcgcgtcgTGAGGGGTGCCTCGTTCTCCCGTCCTCGACAGCGCTCTCTGGCGCACGCCATCCCCCGTCCATTTGGCTTCTCTTTTCATCTGGCTTCAGCGaaggcgcgtctgctgtcgTGCCTTCCAGCGGACTCCTTGCCTGATCGCGCTCGATGTCTCACCTTCTGAAATGggtttctcctctctcagcGTTCGATTGCCGATGACATATTGCCTTTGGCCGAAATGGAACGCCGGCGGGATCCAGTTGGAGCAAAACTGCTTGAAAGTCTGCATTTTCTTGGCGGTTTAGGCTCCTTCGCTGTCTCACTTCATCGTTGACTCGCCCTCCACCTATTTgactcgtcttctctgcattTCTCAGGGCTGGGTTCCCTCGAGAGACGGCCTCCGTGCGCCCACACTCCCTCACGGCAGCGTAGCGCACGAGTTGCCAAGACAGACTGGCGCTTAGGAAGCTGAAAAGACTgaagcgtcgccgcctcgcgccacagagagagagacgccagaAACCGAACCAGTTAACCCGCGGGGATCAGTGCCCTGGGCAGGCAATCATTTCGAGTTCTCGCCTGGCGGGGGAGAAGCGGAATCGCAGAAacggagcggaggcggcgaagtcgcagcggctgaaggagcgcagaggcgaaggcgccgcgcgagatgGCGGCTCAAGCTCTCACATGCAAAGAGGTTTTTTCGGCGTCGGGATCCTCAGACGggagcggcgacgacagGAGACGGTGCGGCAGCATCCGCCTTCACGATCGAGGCAAAGAAGACATTCCTCGAGGGAACAAATGAGATGAAGTGCGCAGTGAGAAGCGATGGTCACAGCCTCCGGGAAAGGAGAGGCAACCGGCGGCAGGTCTGCGGCGAGAAAGGCGAGCGCAAGCCTCGAGTTGAATTGAAACGCTTCTTCATGCCGCACATCTGCGCCTCGTATTCCGTTGCATGCTCCCCGAAAATGAATCTTGACGCGGCAGACTTAGAGCGAGCAGAggggcgggcgcctgcgagttTGGACTAAAGCGGAGAAGACCGTGAAACAGAAACGCAGGAGAAAgccgacgagaagaagagagagagaggaagaggctgacgcgaagaagaacgcgAGGCAGGAAGCTGGAGGGTAGCGCCGCCAGAGAGACGCGTCACTAGATAGCGCCGTGGGACTCTTAGAGCGGCTGACGAACGGGACTTCGAATCCACGTATTTCCATGAGAAAACAAGACTTCAGATGCAATAAAAGGAGAGAATCAAAGTGTAAGTGGCCCGGAAGCAGCGAACGTCGTGAGAGAAATTCCGCGACTCACACCCAGCTCGCTGTCAGCCCTATCGAGCATGTGCAAGTCGCACAGCGGCATTCTTTctggcgctgctgtcgctgtcgcGTCTGCGAGCCTCGATTCATCTCGTTTGCTCATTCGCGCCAGGGTCCGCATCGCCCCTCACCTCTGCCGCGCTTCACCATGACCTATAGagctctcttttctcttctcttcatttcttcctcgtctccgttTATATCGAAGGTAATTTAcaagctccgcgcgcgcttctctcagaagacacgcacaccgcagcggcgcgctccgCGCTTGCGAAGCCTGTGTTTGTCAATGGAAAGCCGAAAGAAACGAAGAGGCCTCGCAAAGGCCTCGCAGGAATTTGTTGAATGCGCCAAACAAGAAAGCACGAGAagcgagtcgcgcgcgcccgctgtcTCATCTCGTCGGGTGCGCTGTAGGTACACCCTGACAGAAAACGAGttccgcgcagagaaggcggaagcTTTTGTATGTGCAGAAACGACCGCAGGCCGATTGCTTTGCAAAAACGGCAGCGAGATGCGAAAACGCGGAACTGTGAATCCTCTGGCAAGTCCACGGGGACAGAAGTCGAGGCGTTGTGGTCATGTCTTCCGcaaggcgcctcgcgggtaGTTCCACGCTTTTTTTGCCCTCTCTGGGTGTCGTTTCTCTACACAGAGCTGCCGTCGGgacggagagaaaggaggTGTTTGTGCCTCGTCAGAAGCGGCAATCcttcgcagacgcagccCTCGCAGTCTTGCTTTCGAAGGGTGCGCGGGAGACAAGTTTTCTCGCAAAAACTGCTGAGGCAGAGAGTTTTGGAAAAACAGCAAATTGTGTCCATGGCTCGCAAATCCAGGCTCTCTGAAGTCTGTTTGGTTGGCTTTAAGAGGGGCCCTATCCCGCCTCCGTTTCTCCGAGCGTGTGAATCATGCAAGGCACTCCTAGATGCATTCATACTAGTGATACGACACTTGCTGCTTAGCCTCAACCGACTGGCTTGCCGCCTCAGCTCGAGTCTCTTTTCAGCAAGCACCGTCGCTTTCTCAAGATGCAGAACGCTACTCCGTAGTTTAGCGAGGAATCACGCACGCTGTACCCTGTATACGTTTTTTTCTGGTAATATCCGGACGCAGTCAGAGCGCTTGTAGAGCGAAAGAAGGAGCGGAGGAGCCTTGAGGCGGCAGGGTGCTCAAGCGTGCGGCTTTCGCCATCTCGAAACGATctgaggagctgcagctaatg
This window harbors:
- a CDS encoding Tyrosine kinase-like (TKL) protein (encoded by transcript BESB_036810); the protein is MQTFKQFCSNWIPPAFHFGQRQYVIGNRTLREEKPISEGGYAFVSIVRDVATGELFALKRILCQDRERYQLAREEAKLLDSLPPHRNVVGYYGSAIESIPATSSTAAAREVLLLLELCDGGHVLDLLERHQGQLKEAWILHILKDITSGIAHLHAQSVPISHRDLKIENVLCCPRPAGASTGAAGGGSGDFDGEGQTPLDFVFKLCDFGSSHTRQLDTATCSREELLKAEDEIARNTTLMYRPPEMVDVYRRLPIGPQVDMWMLGCILYTLCFFRHPFQEESSLAIANANYSIPSNDYSPELISLLQQLLSVNPSDRPTSEELLALLESEEGFRERMRARGGDAEPNGQKKDKRTKAGKKEAKKEAKSDRGKKLEEKPSKDKRRHGNAESSPWDFQSADLSPSSPSLFYSAFQGAGAWTAEAAWAPGGTRGDSQFGGECGRTGETLPPWRAFADAPRGPRDGGAKAEAFDRSEGSTKAPPEAEDPFFRSCGTSHFFQDETSPAHDAAQADFFAASWESRGKEADGAPPSTAAFAVSAAAFAAPDPPAACALPPRRGAADPALNAFACFAQAPASENAAADAPATSSLAQRASDRGRGGGETSNAREARAGAAEGLTAVASAAEDDTREAQGFASWTATFDDACASASASPPAATASSPSPGLCRSPGGSFFRCVDAPTTSSQASAASVTQSASLPTASRRAAPPLAASSSFGASSRGASGTGARSSFAPLAGAFSHSFPQQPSSAGSVSHTPSRTGDARAFSVPFNLFGDFRATSAAAAEATQTRSERA